TTCGAGTACCGTAAGGATGTTGGAATGGCGGAGCTGACGGAGCAGAGTGTGGGCAGCTGGTAGCAACCCAATTGAATTCTCAAGTAGCACACACTCGTCCAACATCACTCCCCCAACCGCCATCTCTATCTTCTGCCACACTCACTGTCTCAGTCTCAGCGGCTCAGCCCCAGTGAAAAAAGTAGatagaagaaagagaagaggtGTCGATGCTCTACACTAACGCGATTGTGATGTGTCAGACAACGGCGGGAATCGAATCAAACCACGACGCGTTTCTTTCCCTCTCCTCTGTATTTTGTACTCACTTATTTTCTACTTGTACTTTTGGTCGAATCAAACTACACGCGTCACGTCTCTTTTCCTTGCATACTTGCATATCGAGTTAGGTTATGGAGCTTCGATTGCTGATTGCTACTTTATTGATATTGAGGGAACTGAACGTCTGAACTTGAATGTAAAAGGGATTTAAGCACACCATCATTAGTTCATTACTGCCAGCAAtctaattaaattacatacaatGTTTCCTTTGTTTCCATACATGATTGTATCATAACATTATTATGGTGAAGATGCCTTATATACCAAAGCAACATTCAAGCACAACCGTATGCAATCGTCATGCTAAACACTAATGAAATGGAAGCCAACTCTTCAAACGTTGGCTCTATACTTCAAAGTTCAACCTGCACATCAAGAGTCCATGAGCCGTTCCATGACCAAGTTTAACACGGTGGGAGCATCCACAGTAACCGCCACCTTCACCGTGGGTTTCTCACACCATTCTGTGACTTCACCGAACCTGATTatttcaaccaaaataaattGAGACATGAATCAACACTACCGCTAAGATTACACAGAACTTTGCAATTATACTTCATAGAGGCTTCAACAGGAGTAAGGTCAATATGTTGCTTTATAGGGACGCACCGAAAACCTGTGCAACTAAGTAGCAGACCAGACAGTCACACAGTACACAAGGTAATCCAATTGGTATCAATACGAATACTTTTCTCTCTGGTAGAAGTATGCAGCAACCTATACTAGAATTCAGTAAGTCCATCCACATTTTATACTAGCCTTCAGCTAAAATAAGTAGAGTCTTAGCATTGACAATAAATTAAGACTCCTGTTCTGCATATACATTGGTATATATACAGACCTTTCAGAATTTCATAACCTCTTTCTTCTGCAGTTAACATGTTTCTGatttatttaaataaaatCAGATACCTAGAAGGATACTTACTTTTTCTGCTTGTTATACAAAATTGTGAGCCCTCTTGTGATGCCGCTTGTCTGGACTCTAACAACACCCTCTGTGTAAGTTAGAAGTGAAGGATTAACAGCTGCCAGAAGGGCTGTTGGATCATGAAGGTAAACTCCTACGCCATGATAGAAACTACAACTAGTCAGTTTATGATTACTACTTGTCCAATGAATTGAGTTGCATCAAGCCACGTTAATACACCAGCCAACCTTTTGTGCTATACGCATCATGATGGTAAGAGAAGTACACATCTAAAATTTTGCACAAGTACTGCGCAAATTTTCCACCTGACTTTGCCAACTTGTCTCGATCAGCATCTTCATGTGTCagaataaaagtaaaataaatagaaGTATGAAAGAAGAATGTACGATAATTGTAGTCGCCAAGTTTACTAATAACCATTAATCAAGTGGTAACAATCATGTTACTTTTTTCAGAGAGATCACTGACAATGCAAAAATTAGAAGTTCCTGGTGAACCACAGAAGAAACGGTAAGTAAATTTTGCCGAAGATCACATATAGGCTAATGGTACTCCAACTGAGATTTAATGCCTGATCAACAAAAGTGCTCTCAATGGATACATGTttcaaaaagagagagagaaatcatAAAGCTATAAAGCAGTACCGCCTAAAGGGGTAAGAGATGGCATTTATGGTACCTGTCAAAACAACTTGATGGGTAACATTTATGCCCACGGCCAAGATATCTGCTCCACTTGTAAATACTATATCTGCAGCATCTGGATCCCCAAATATCTGGTAACCAAGTGCACACAAGAACATATTATCAACACCTTACTTAAGCCTTTTctcatgaaaatataacttaaGGTGGACATCCACTGAAATATATGGTTGCAGATTATTTGAGCTCTTTCCACCAGCTGGtgatcaaatacaatagcTAGCTAAACACAAAAAATTTGAGTAGAATCTAAGTGGACTTTGAAGCtaaatacatattaaattGCTTACATTAGCCTCCGCTGCTGGATTAACATTCCCATTAACTGCAAAAGAACCACCAAGAAGAACAATCTGCCCAATGTTCTTTGCAAATGCAGGATCTAGTTGTATAGCCTGTATCAATAAATAATCAGTTACATAAGATTACGAACAAATTTCAAATGAGAAACCCTGCAATGAATCAAAATCTGACCAGTGCAATATTTGTAAGTGGGCCTAATGCTACCACAGTGACTTTTCCAGGGTAAAGCTTTGCTTGTTCCACCAGAAAAGATGTAGCAGACTGTTCAATTGGCTTTCCATTTGGTGGAGGGAAGTTTTGGTTTCCAAGTCCATCCGCACCATGAACAAAATCAGCAATACGGAGTTTTGTACCTTGCTTTACAGAAACAAGTGGCAACAATTGGTATGAATTTCAATCACACTCAGACACATATATTATTGAAAATGAAAGACCAGGAAGTGGTGAAGAGATACAGTGATAGTGACATGGGATCCTTCAGCCACGGGGATATCAGTTCTCCCTGCAAACTCCAACTAAACCATAATGCAAAGTAACAATCAAATGCCTGATTAAACCAAGACATATAGAAACAAAAGCTAAAAGTACTAAAACTATATAAGTTTACCAAATGCAAGGCATTTCTTGTGGCGAGAGTCGTATAAACATTTCCGTATATAGTTGTGAGTCCAATCACTTCCACCTCCGGCGACTTCAATGCCACAAATATGGCCATGGCATCATCTGCATGCATTGTCGACTCAGATTGATTGGTAGAGAACCACATTTATCATCAGAAACATAAAACAGAAAAGGCACAATCTTGTTGAGTATTGTAGCTAAGCTGGTTTTCAGCGGTTCCTAATTTAATGAAGTCTGAAAATTGATTATAACCCTGATattattcattttatttgaatcAGCGTAACAACTTTCTGAAAATCAAGTTGGTGAGCAGGTGGGGAACCAAAGAGATGCAACTCAGTTGATCCAAATCTGAATTCAAAGGCAGCTACAGATGCATGGCAACCCATATTTAAAGCGTGAATCTTATCGAGTATCCAGATAGTTAAACTTGGTATAATTCAAGTTAGAGTTGAATACTTTGGAGGGAAGGAAGAAGGCTCACCGATACCAGGATCGGTGTCGATGATGATCTTCTTGGGTTCAGTGACTTCCATGCTTGCAGCCTCCTGCTCACTGATGATGTCACTCGGTGAAGATGCTGAACCGATGGAATAGTTGGCAGACAAGTTGAGATTTCCGAACACCACATCACCAGAACATTTTATAACACGGGCGTGGAAAGTGGCAGTTCGAGAAATATGTTAAAACAAGTGTGGGTAGTTTGGGTAAACTAAACAAGGTCTGCCCTTTCCCAGTTTCCCCTCCTTAATGATTTACAGATCTGCAGTATACAAACAGAGTGAGAGACTGAGAGGCTATGAACCGATCCTTGTCGTCAAAGGCGGCGAAGAAGCCCTCTCCGGCGCcgaagaggaagaaaatggATCAGAGCACTCGTAACCCGTTGAAGGATGTCAATGCCATAAGCACCACTAGCAACCACTGCAGCGAGGCTTCATCAACTTCATCTTCAATCTCCATCGAAGCCCCACGAGGCTGCCTCAGgttctttctctctcattcCTCTTCTTCTAATTTGAAAACTCCTATACGCCCAAGGTGCCCTAAAACTCTCTCCAAAACCCCTAAATCAGCTCCTACAGTGAGGCCTTCAGTGCCCAAGGAGAACCAACACAAGTTAAAACTCAAGTCTAGTTCTAGGAATGGCCTAAAGTTGAAAGCTTGTCCAGTTTTAAACTCAAAAGGAAACTCCTTTCAATCTGGTTCTGATCTGGGTCAGTCCAATGAGCTCAAATCAGATTGTGGTGATGGAACCCTTACTCCCTTACCTAAGAAACCTACTAGGTTGGGTTTGGATTGCAAACTCGTTAAGAGTGATAGTAAAACTCCTCCTATTGAGGCCTCTGTGTCTCCAGAGATACAGTTTGGATCGTCCGCCGTGTCATCAGCCTCGCTGGCTTGTTATGCTGCCGGCCATGTTCTTTCGGGGATCGCCGACAAGAGGAAGTGCAGGCCCAGGGGAGTTCTCAATGTTGGAGAGAATGATTCAGGCTTTGGGAAAGGGAAGGCTTTATGCAGCTTTGAGCGAGTGGAGGAGGATGATGGTCAAGGAATGGTTGGAGATCCTGATGCTTCTATGGTTCCCTTACCCACTGAAGCCTCAATGCATTGGCTTTTATCACCATGTAATGAGGAAGATGAGGATCACAAGGAGCATTCGGAAACTAGTACTCAGAATCCCGGCGTGTCCCCCATTCATGTTCACGAATTCTCTTCAGATGTATGCTGCAATGACAAGTTGAAAAGTAGTACTCGCCGTAGCAGCAGGATTAATACTTGCATTTCTCCTGGTGGAGTTCCTCAATTTCAAGAATTGTTGGAGCCCTTACATGAGCATGTGCCTGTTTTCTCTTCACCCCATTGTACACCCAGTGGTGAGGCTCCACCCTTGAAAGATGAAGAACAATacatatatgattttgatgCTGAGAATTCTCCGTTTTCTGTGGCTTCACTGAGTAGCGGCAATGTCATTGTTACGCCGCAATCAGACTCAAGTGCAGGTAGACATGCTGGCCTGTCATGGTCTGATACAGACAACCATACGAAACATTATGATTCTCAACTCAATTCAGTGGCTGAAGCAATTCGGATGGCAAGCTTGTCCCCAGACCGTCATGGGCTGATTGAGCATCAGATTGATTCAAGTTTCCAATTTGATTGTTTAACTACAACTTGCAATTCAATTAGTCGAAAACAGAAGACGTTGGATGATCAAGCTTCCTGGCATTCCAACTCCACATTATCGCAATCCCAGCTGAGGATATCATGGAGAGAAGGCTTAATGAGCCGTGTGTATGACATGGATGAATGTGATAGCTGCAGATGTTTATCAGACGAAGAGGAAGATATTGATAGCTGCAGCAATGATCTTCCCAAAGAATCCTTTCAAAGTCATGAAATCGCTAACAATGTTGGGGGGGATCATATTTTACCTGATACTTCATGGTCTGTTGGTATACTGGATGATAAACCAGGAGTTGCTGAAATAGTTAAAGAAGATCTTCCTCCTCAATCATGCGCGGAATCCATAAGCACTGATGGAGGCGGCCTTCTTGCTTCAAGGGATTCAGATTGGAATCTCTGTTACAAGAATGAGCTGTTCCATGTTTAACTAATTCATCTTTTCTTGTATGATTGTATCAGAGCAAGTCCGATAATCCTGGTGGTTTTTCTGCTGGAAATCTATTATTACCACTCAGGGACCATTGTGGTatccttttttgttttccaCTTGTTGTCTGCAAGTTGTTTTTACCAGAGTTTAATTTCAGTCCTGTATCATGTTAATACCATTCAGTTGAGATCTTTATATTATACCATATGAATTTTCTCTAGAAAAGCAACTCCTCTGAAACTCAAAGAATACAGTtgcttattaaaaaaaatgcagTTGCTTAAAAATATTACTTTGATTCACCATTGTAAACTACTATACATATATCA
This genomic interval from Argentina anserina chromosome 1, drPotAnse1.1, whole genome shotgun sequence contains the following:
- the LOC126805089 gene encoding probable uridine nucleosidase 2, which translates into the protein MEVTEPKKIIIDTDPGIDDAMAIFVALKSPEVEVIGLTTIYGNVYTTLATRNALHLLEFAGRTDIPVAEGSHVTITQGTKLRIADFVHGADGLGNQNFPPPNGKPIEQSATSFLVEQAKLYPGKVTVVALGPLTNIALAIQLDPAFAKNIGQIVLLGGSFAVNGNVNPAAEANIFGDPDAADIVFTSGADILAVGINVTHQVVLTDADRDKLAKSGGKFAQYLCKILDVYFSYHHDAYSTKGVYLHDPTALLAAVNPSLLTYTEGVVRVQTSGITRGLTILYNKQKKFGEVTEWCEKPTVKVAVTVDAPTVLNLVMERLMDS
- the LOC126792310 gene encoding uncharacterized protein LOC126792310, with the protein product MNRSLSSKAAKKPSPAPKRKKMDQSTRNPLKDVNAISTTSNHCSEASSTSSSISIEAPRGCLRFFLSHSSSSNLKTPIRPRCPKTLSKTPKSAPTVRPSVPKENQHKLKLKSSSRNGLKLKACPVLNSKGNSFQSGSDLGQSNELKSDCGDGTLTPLPKKPTRLGLDCKLVKSDSKTPPIEASVSPEIQFGSSAVSSASLACYAAGHVLSGIADKRKCRPRGVLNVGENDSGFGKGKALCSFERVEEDDGQGMVGDPDASMVPLPTEASMHWLLSPCNEEDEDHKEHSETSTQNPGVSPIHVHEFSSDVCCNDKLKSSTRRSSRINTCISPGGVPQFQELLEPLHEHVPVFSSPHCTPSGEAPPLKDEEQYIYDFDAENSPFSVASLSSGNVIVTPQSDSSAGRHAGLSWSDTDNHTKHYDSQLNSVAEAIRMASLSPDRHGLIEHQIDSSFQFDCLTTTCNSISRKQKTLDDQASWHSNSTLSQSQLRISWREGLMSRVYDMDECDSCRCLSDEEEDIDSCSNDLPKESFQSHEIANNVGGDHILPDTSWSVGILDDKPGVAEIVKEDLPPQSCAESISTDGGGLLASRDSDWNLCYKNELFHV